The following coding sequences are from one Streptomyces dengpaensis window:
- a CDS encoding serine hydrolase has translation MDRHRALGHNARPTRRRTLLSTAVASAVLVGGTAAGTVYMKAQAHDGPSPVSSSSASSSSSASPAVSEEASVEPAAELPVDRDALLAKSMKSVTVEDGPDVSVAVLDAGSGESAVYGDGTFDTASIVKVDILATLLLQAQDADRQLTAQEKAYATAMIENSDNTSASALWRAIGQADGLDSANKRFGLTGTDGGDGMLWGLTRTTAADQLALLQQVFGEDSELGESSRAYLQGLMGEIAVGQHWGVSVAADSAQWALKNGWLPRSTTGLWVINSIGRVTVDGHDYLVATLSQGNSTKAKGISLVEAAAQAAVAAFRDTADD, from the coding sequence ACCCGACGCAGAACGCTCCTCTCCACGGCGGTGGCCTCCGCCGTCCTGGTGGGCGGCACGGCGGCCGGGACGGTGTACATGAAGGCACAGGCGCACGACGGCCCGAGCCCCGTATCGTCGTCCTCGGCGTCATCGTCGTCCTCGGCGTCGCCTGCCGTCAGCGAGGAGGCCTCGGTGGAACCTGCGGCGGAGCTCCCGGTGGACCGGGACGCGCTGCTCGCCAAGTCCATGAAGTCGGTGACGGTGGAGGACGGCCCCGACGTGTCGGTCGCGGTCCTCGACGCCGGCTCCGGGGAGAGCGCCGTGTACGGCGACGGCACCTTCGACACCGCGAGCATCGTCAAGGTCGACATCCTGGCCACGCTGCTGCTCCAGGCGCAGGACGCGGACCGGCAGTTGACGGCGCAGGAGAAGGCGTACGCCACCGCGATGATCGAGAACAGCGACAACACGTCGGCGTCCGCCCTGTGGCGCGCGATCGGGCAGGCGGACGGCCTGGACTCCGCCAACAAGCGCTTCGGGCTGACCGGGACGGACGGCGGCGACGGCATGCTGTGGGGCCTGACCCGGACCACGGCCGCCGATCAACTGGCCTTGCTCCAGCAGGTGTTCGGGGAGGACTCGGAACTCGGCGAGAGCTCGCGGGCGTACCTCCAGGGGCTCATGGGCGAGATCGCCGTCGGCCAGCACTGGGGGGTGTCGGTCGCGGCCGACAGCGCCCAATGGGCCCTGAAGAACGGGTGGTTGCCGCGCAGCACGACCGGGCTGTGGGTCATCAACAGCATCGGGAGGGTCACCGTCGACGGGCACGACTATCTGGTGGCGACGCTGTCTCAGGGCAACTCGACGAAGGCGAAGGGGATTTCGCTGGTCGAGGCGGCGGCACAGGCCGCGGTCGCCGCGTTCCGGGACACGGCCGACGACTGA